Proteins encoded together in one Halalkaliarchaeum sp. AArc-CO window:
- a CDS encoding 3-dehydroquinate synthase II, whose amino-acid sequence MTRTVWVKADDDVGDWQARKRRITAGIEAGVDWVLVDEPDVARVRELGDVNVAAFLPDADVVDADAVDEAEETEADAYLVGKDGEGDGTIGLPSDFSGSADLTTLRGNNRAQGTYVHILDEGYEAFAEEAARDGEYTLVIGSDWTIIPLENLISRVGEDTHLVAGVTSAAEAETAFETLEIGADGVLLDTDDPDEIRRTVEVRDATEREQLDLTLAEVTAVERTGMADRVCIDTGNLMEDDEGMLVGSMSRGLFFVHAETAESPYVASRPFRVNAGAVHAYVRVPEGETKYLAELQSGDEVQIVDTDGRTREGIVGRVKIEKRPMFRVQAEVETEDGVDRIETLLQNAETIKVATAEGRTAVTDLEEGDELLVYYEDVARHFGASVEESIIEK is encoded by the coding sequence ATGACACGGACGGTCTGGGTGAAAGCCGACGACGACGTCGGCGACTGGCAGGCGCGAAAGCGACGCATCACGGCGGGAATCGAGGCTGGAGTCGACTGGGTGCTGGTCGACGAACCGGACGTCGCCCGGGTGCGAGAGCTGGGCGACGTAAACGTCGCAGCGTTCCTACCGGACGCCGACGTCGTCGACGCCGACGCCGTCGACGAGGCGGAAGAGACCGAGGCCGACGCGTATCTCGTCGGCAAGGACGGCGAGGGTGATGGGACGATCGGCCTACCCTCGGACTTCTCCGGCAGCGCCGACCTCACCACGCTTCGCGGGAACAACCGCGCGCAGGGAACGTACGTCCACATTCTCGATGAAGGATACGAGGCGTTCGCCGAGGAGGCCGCCAGAGACGGCGAGTACACCCTGGTGATCGGCTCCGACTGGACGATCATCCCCCTGGAGAACCTCATCTCGAGGGTGGGGGAGGACACCCACCTGGTGGCCGGCGTGACGTCCGCCGCGGAGGCGGAAACCGCCTTCGAGACGCTCGAGATCGGTGCGGACGGCGTGTTGCTCGACACCGACGACCCCGACGAGATCCGCCGGACCGTCGAGGTGCGCGACGCGACCGAACGCGAACAGCTCGATCTCACCCTCGCGGAGGTCACCGCCGTCGAACGCACCGGGATGGCCGACCGCGTCTGCATCGACACCGGCAACCTGATGGAAGACGACGAGGGGATGCTCGTCGGCTCGATGTCACGGGGGCTGTTCTTCGTGCACGCCGAGACCGCCGAATCGCCGTACGTCGCCTCCCGCCCGTTCCGGGTCAACGCCGGCGCGGTCCACGCGTACGTCCGCGTTCCGGAGGGGGAAACGAAGTACCTCGCGGAACTGCAAAGCGGCGACGAGGTCCAGATCGTCGACACGGACGGCCGGACACGCGAGGGGATCGTGGGTCGGGTGAAGATCGAAAAGCGCCCGATGTTCAGGGTCCAGGCCGAGGTGGAAACCGAAGACGGCGTGGATCGGATCGAGACGCTGCTGCAAAACGCCGAGACGATCAAGGTGGCGACAGCCGAGGGGCGGACCGCCGTCACCGATCTCGAAGAAGGCGACGAACTGCTCGTCTACTACGAGGACGTCGCGCGCCACTTCGGGGCGTCCGTCGAGGAGAGCATCATCGAGAAGTGA
- a CDS encoding winged helix-turn-helix transcriptional regulator yields the protein MSDALRDKRTATRFRILSEIADRQPAVSQGEIATEVGVTSQAVSEYIRELVEDGLVTKDGRSRYRVTKEGVDWLFQEARELRRVADHVTEDVLDSVQEDAAIAAESIESGETVTLVVTDGLLYARPGEEGPATGIATTDAEPGQDVSVTGFEGVIDIEPGTVTVFRVPPARSGGSDTVDEAALSSAVSAADLVMAAGVEGVVALGRIDAEPAVTAAAGEVAAEAAMRGQDVAVVASADALGRVTDALRDAGVSYEVAGADG from the coding sequence ATGAGCGACGCCCTGCGGGACAAGCGCACGGCGACCCGATTTCGGATCCTCTCGGAGATCGCCGACCGACAGCCTGCGGTCAGTCAAGGGGAGATCGCGACCGAAGTAGGGGTAACCAGTCAGGCAGTGAGCGAGTACATCCGGGAGCTCGTCGAGGACGGGCTCGTGACCAAGGACGGACGGTCGCGCTACCGGGTGACCAAGGAGGGGGTCGACTGGCTCTTCCAGGAGGCCCGGGAGCTCAGACGGGTCGCCGATCACGTCACCGAAGACGTCCTCGACAGCGTCCAGGAGGACGCCGCGATCGCCGCCGAATCGATCGAAAGCGGGGAGACTGTCACGCTCGTCGTGACGGACGGTCTACTGTACGCCCGTCCCGGCGAGGAGGGTCCCGCCACCGGAATCGCGACGACCGACGCCGAACCCGGCCAGGACGTAAGCGTCACCGGGTTCGAGGGCGTCATCGACATCGAACCGGGAACGGTCACCGTTTTCCGCGTTCCACCGGCCCGATCCGGGGGAAGCGACACCGTCGACGAGGCGGCGCTTTCGTCGGCCGTCTCGGCGGCCGATCTGGTGATGGCCGCTGGCGTGGAGGGGGTAGTGGCACTCGGAAGAATCGACGCCGAGCCGGCGGTGACCGCCGCCGCCGGCGAGGTCGCAGCCGAGGCCGCGATGCGCGGCCAAGACGTGGCCGTCGTCGCGAGCGCCGACGCCCTGGGACGGGTGACCGATGCGCTGCGGGACGCCGGCGTCTCCTACGAGGTCGCCGGCGCCGACGGATAA
- a CDS encoding NAD(P)/FAD-dependent oxidoreductase gives MTDDVIVVGGGLAGLVAARRLAERGADVTVLERRETVGGRVQSRTRDGFTLDRGFQVLFTGYPAVKRELDLDALDLRRFKPGAIIARPSERSVLSDPLRDPTAAVESFFNHEIPLSDKLRTLLLRRELRSRDLASIFDGRDTDIRTYLREWGFSEAYVNNFVAPFYGGITLDRSLSTSKRVFEYTFAVLSKGHTAVPADGMGAITAQLADRAAAAGATIETDTRVTGVEPTDDGTVEITTTEEGRRAEAAIVATDPRAAAELTGIDSIPIDGRASVTQYYSLPAGAGPGTDRRILLNAKGGVASEADTASGEEIPGVDTPNAMVPLTEVAPEYAPGDRELLCATFLGERPVEVSDEELFERAQRTLESWYPERTFGGLEHVWTERIQFGQFRQPPGIHETLPDVRDPDGSVYLAGEYTHWSSIQGAMESGRVVTKAVLADGLGSSQ, from the coding sequence ATGACAGACGACGTGATCGTGGTCGGCGGCGGACTTGCCGGCCTCGTGGCGGCCCGACGTCTGGCGGAGCGTGGCGCCGACGTGACGGTTCTAGAACGGCGCGAAACCGTCGGCGGACGGGTACAAAGCAGAACGCGGGACGGGTTCACCCTGGATCGCGGGTTCCAGGTGCTTTTTACCGGCTACCCCGCGGTGAAACGCGAGCTCGATCTCGACGCGCTGGACCTGCGCCGGTTCAAACCGGGAGCGATCATCGCCCGCCCGAGCGAACGGTCGGTGCTTTCGGACCCCCTTCGCGACCCGACCGCGGCCGTCGAATCGTTTTTCAACCACGAGATCCCGCTGAGCGACAAGCTCAGGACGCTGCTGTTGCGCCGCGAACTCCGGAGCCGGGATCTCGCGTCGATTTTCGACGGTCGCGACACGGACATCCGGACGTACCTCCGGGAATGGGGATTTTCAGAAGCGTACGTGAACAACTTCGTCGCGCCCTTTTATGGCGGGATCACGCTCGATCGGTCGCTGTCGACCTCCAAACGAGTGTTCGAGTACACCTTCGCCGTGCTCTCGAAAGGACACACTGCCGTCCCCGCCGACGGGATGGGCGCGATCACCGCACAGCTCGCCGACCGGGCGGCCGCCGCCGGCGCGACGATCGAGACCGACACGCGGGTCACCGGGGTAGAGCCGACCGACGACGGGACCGTCGAGATCACGACGACGGAGGAGGGCCGCCGCGCGGAGGCGGCGATCGTCGCGACCGATCCCAGAGCGGCCGCCGAGTTGACCGGAATCGACTCGATCCCGATCGACGGGCGGGCAAGCGTCACCCAGTACTACAGCCTTCCCGCCGGTGCGGGGCCGGGGACCGATCGACGGATCCTGCTGAACGCGAAAGGAGGCGTCGCCAGCGAGGCCGACACCGCCTCGGGCGAGGAGATCCCGGGCGTCGACACGCCGAACGCGATGGTCCCGCTCACCGAGGTCGCCCCGGAGTACGCCCCGGGGGACCGGGAACTGCTGTGTGCGACGTTCCTCGGCGAGCGACCGGTCGAGGTCAGCGACGAGGAACTGTTCGAACGCGCCCAGCGAACCCTCGAATCGTGGTACCCCGAGCGGACGTTCGGCGGCCTCGAACACGTCTGGACCGAGCGGATCCAGTTCGGGCAGTTCCGTCAGCCGCCGGGGATCCACGAGACCCTTCCGGACGTACGCGATCCGGATGGGTCGGTGTATCTGGCCGGCGAGTACACCCACTGGTCGTCGATCCAGGGCGCCATGGAGAGCGGTCGGGTTGTGACAAAGGCAGTCCTCGCGGACGGACTCGGTAGTTCACAGTAG
- a CDS encoding trypsin-like peptidase domain-containing protein yields MTDTDSRLTRRSVLQAASIAVGVGVAGCAGEEEPPETPEPTATPTETPTPTPTPTPDRPSIERQVVLRDRAGIVHIRRTVSGEIVWPSYEVDNLVDPAILGVWEGEEAYLGMAADGSYVFEFPDGTVEGGYYTVGEEITFVWPDDTSDTFGYELRTDESPTELLFFVDGNVTDRFELVEPWEDTRDVVQIFDDLILYEEDDPTEEGEELETGSAGSGFVVSSDGHIVTNAHVVGTHRDPEEQLFGRLAVRQRQAIQEELTDDFELSDSERLEVENELFEMFMSYYADNSETRNVSADIGVLHGRTPPDQEFEVQSWPAEVRTSGTVLETVEGEPSWGRDVAIIKVDEEPLQTVPLGSSGDLGTGDKLFVIGYPDIGIQELFEERTTTLEPTLTSGVVSARRRLNSGVNTIQTDAGINRGNSGGPIYNGEGEVVGVATFGPEDVELQEIQFGLPIEIATGFLGELGVAAEPGELDEAFRDGLEAYWRSDCEGVEDHMGRVLELSPDHPYAEEFIEDCE; encoded by the coding sequence ATGACAGACACCGATTCCCGGCTCACACGTCGAAGCGTTCTGCAGGCAGCCTCGATCGCAGTCGGAGTAGGGGTAGCGGGCTGTGCCGGCGAGGAGGAGCCGCCCGAGACGCCCGAACCCACTGCGACCCCGACGGAGACGCCAACACCCACGCCGACGCCCACGCCCGATCGACCGAGCATCGAACGCCAGGTCGTCCTCCGAGATCGGGCTGGGATCGTTCACATCCGTCGCACGGTGAGCGGCGAGATCGTGTGGCCCTCCTACGAAGTCGACAACCTCGTCGATCCCGCGATCCTCGGGGTCTGGGAGGGAGAGGAAGCGTATCTGGGGATGGCAGCCGACGGGAGTTACGTCTTCGAGTTCCCCGACGGAACTGTGGAAGGGGGCTACTACACCGTTGGCGAGGAGATCACGTTCGTCTGGCCGGACGACACGAGCGACACGTTCGGGTACGAGCTCCGGACCGACGAATCGCCGACTGAACTGCTGTTTTTCGTCGACGGAAACGTGACCGACCGCTTCGAACTGGTCGAACCCTGGGAAGACACTCGCGACGTCGTCCAGATATTCGACGACTTGATACTTTACGAGGAGGACGACCCCACGGAGGAGGGCGAGGAGCTGGAAACCGGCAGCGCGGGCTCGGGATTCGTCGTCAGCTCGGACGGTCACATCGTCACCAACGCTCACGTGGTCGGGACGCATCGGGATCCCGAAGAACAGCTGTTCGGCCGGCTGGCAGTGCGCCAGCGACAGGCAATCCAGGAGGAACTCACGGACGATTTCGAGCTGTCGGACAGCGAGCGACTGGAGGTCGAAAACGAGCTGTTCGAGATGTTCATGTCGTACTACGCCGACAACTCCGAAACGAGAAACGTGTCGGCGGACATCGGCGTTCTCCACGGCCGAACGCCGCCCGACCAGGAGTTCGAGGTGCAAAGCTGGCCAGCGGAGGTCCGGACGTCCGGGACCGTATTGGAGACAGTCGAAGGGGAACCGTCCTGGGGGCGGGACGTCGCAATCATCAAGGTGGACGAAGAACCGCTCCAGACGGTGCCGCTGGGCAGTTCGGGAGACCTGGGAACCGGCGACAAACTGTTCGTCATCGGCTATCCCGACATCGGCATCCAGGAACTGTTCGAGGAGCGAACAACGACGCTGGAGCCGACCCTCACGTCGGGCGTCGTCAGCGCGCGTCGACGACTCAACTCGGGGGTCAACACGATCCAGACCGACGCCGGGATCAACCGCGGCAACAGCGGGGGTCCGATATACAACGGCGAGGGGGAAGTCGTCGGCGTCGCAACGTTCGGTCCCGAAGACGTGGAGCTCCAGGAGATCCAGTTCGGGCTCCCGATCGAAATCGCGACGGGCTTTTTGGGCGAACTCGGAGTCGCAGCCGAGCCTGGCGAACTGGACGAGGCGTTCCGCGACGGCCTGGAGGCGTACTGGCGAAGCGACTGTGAGGGGGTCGAAGACCACATGGGCCGGGTGCTCGAGCTGTCGCCGGACCATCCGTACGCCGAGGAGTTCATCGAGGACTGCGAGTGA
- a CDS encoding halocyanin domain-containing protein — protein sequence MTGNDVSRRAFVRTAAGATAAAGATAAGAGTASAQEQPDFEGYLDGIGGGFEDLRGEEEVTVMVGTGDSGLEFSPAGIWIDEGTTVTWEWTGRGGDHNVVTNQENDEFDNAHQFDSGDAVADEGHTFTHTFEEGGRTGYVCEPHRAVGMWGAVAVGDDVPTVGAGNGNGATVPQVPDTARALAVATFMAMVATLGLAFFFLKYGGDYEEQ from the coding sequence ATGACCGGAAACGACGTCTCCCGACGCGCGTTCGTCAGGACGGCCGCCGGTGCAACGGCGGCTGCCGGCGCGACCGCAGCGGGGGCCGGCACCGCGAGCGCACAGGAGCAACCCGACTTCGAAGGGTATCTCGACGGGATCGGCGGCGGGTTCGAGGACCTCCGTGGAGAAGAGGAAGTCACTGTGATGGTCGGAACGGGCGACAGCGGGCTCGAGTTCTCCCCGGCCGGCATCTGGATCGACGAGGGGACGACTGTCACCTGGGAGTGGACTGGCAGGGGTGGAGATCACAACGTCGTGACGAATCAGGAAAACGACGAGTTCGACAACGCCCACCAGTTCGACAGCGGCGACGCTGTCGCTGATGAGGGACACACCTTCACACACACCTTCGAGGAGGGCGGTCGCACCGGGTACGTCTGTGAACCACACAGAGCCGTCGGGATGTGGGGCGCCGTCGCCGTGGGCGACGACGTGCCGACGGTCGGCGCCGGCAACGGGAACGGAGCGACGGTTCCCCAGGTGCCCGACACCGCACGCGCACTGGCGGTTGCCACCTTCATGGCGATGGTCGCGACGCTGGGGCTCGCATTCTTCTTCCTGAAATACGGCGGCGACTACGAAGAGCAGTAA
- a CDS encoding metallophosphoesterase yields the protein MRDLTVRDRAAFLSAPDALVVADVHVGRDESSSVQFPLGERDDLVDRLDALLVHYDPDTVVFAGDLFHRFDRVSDLSRRGLCELVTACRRRDTRPVLVGGNHDTRLAAATDNDVHDAYALADGTVVCHGHEEPSVEGHRYVIGHLHPTISIEGNTYPCFLWGREAYDGADVLVLPAFNRLAPGVDVNGVGTADVSTPLAPEIDAFRPIVYDPDSQETLRFPPLSEFHRLL from the coding sequence ATGCGGGATCTGACGGTCCGGGACCGCGCCGCGTTCCTTTCGGCCCCCGACGCGCTCGTCGTCGCAGACGTTCATGTCGGCCGCGACGAATCCTCCAGCGTCCAGTTTCCCCTCGGTGAACGCGACGATCTCGTGGACCGTCTCGACGCGCTACTCGTCCATTACGATCCCGACACTGTCGTTTTCGCCGGTGACCTTTTCCACCGGTTTGACCGGGTGAGTGACCTCTCACGCCGCGGATTGTGCGAACTCGTGACGGCCTGTCGACGAAGGGACACCCGGCCGGTGCTCGTCGGCGGCAACCACGACACGAGGCTCGCGGCGGCGACTGACAACGACGTCCACGATGCGTACGCGCTTGCCGACGGGACTGTCGTCTGTCACGGCCACGAGGAGCCGTCAGTCGAGGGGCATCGGTACGTGATCGGTCATCTTCACCCGACGATCTCGATCGAGGGGAACACCTATCCCTGTTTCCTGTGGGGACGGGAGGCGTACGACGGCGCCGACGTGCTGGTGTTGCCGGCGTTCAACCGGCTCGCCCCGGGCGTCGACGTGAACGGGGTGGGAACCGCCGACGTTTCGACCCCGTTGGCTCCCGAAATAGACGCGTTCCGCCCGATCGTCTACGATCCGGACAGCCAGGAGACGCTCCGGTTTCCGCCGCTGTCGGAGTTCCATCGTCTACTGTGA
- a CDS encoding M42 family metallopeptidase, whose product MEHDFELLRELTEARGVPGYEDRIREIVRREFDDSVDRVRTDAMGNVVGTIEGTGEDEGYSVAVAAHMDEIGFMVKHVTDEGFLQVDALGGFDPRVLRAQRVTVHTDGGDLTGVIGSVPPHTLTEEQREKKDEVEDVYIDVGLDGDAASEQVAVGDLVTLDQTTVEMGNLITGKALDDRVCVFQLLEAANRIEDPDVTVHFAATVQEEVGLRGAQALGVDVDPDLAIALDVTVANDVPQIGDESKQVTEVGDGAAVKLKDSSVITNPKVNRRLRDVAERREIDHQLEVLPAGGTDTAGFQNTHGAKPVGAISTPTRYLHTVTESAHADDVDAAIDLLVAFLETETGDHDYTL is encoded by the coding sequence ATGGAGCACGACTTCGAACTCCTCCGAGAGCTCACCGAAGCACGCGGCGTCCCGGGATACGAGGACCGGATCCGGGAGATCGTTCGACGGGAATTCGACGACTCGGTCGACCGGGTACGGACGGACGCGATGGGGAACGTCGTCGGGACAATCGAAGGAACCGGCGAGGACGAGGGGTACAGCGTCGCCGTCGCAGCACACATGGACGAAATCGGGTTCATGGTGAAACACGTGACCGACGAGGGGTTCCTCCAGGTAGACGCGCTGGGCGGGTTCGACCCTCGCGTGTTGCGCGCCCAGCGGGTGACGGTCCACACCGACGGCGGGGACCTGACCGGCGTGATCGGTTCGGTGCCGCCACACACGCTCACCGAGGAACAGCGCGAGAAGAAAGACGAGGTCGAAGACGTCTACATCGACGTCGGTCTCGACGGCGACGCGGCGAGCGAGCAGGTGGCCGTCGGCGACCTGGTGACGCTGGACCAGACGACCGTCGAGATGGGGAACCTGATCACCGGGAAGGCGCTCGACGATCGAGTCTGCGTGTTCCAGCTGCTCGAGGCCGCCAACCGAATCGAGGATCCCGACGTCACGGTCCACTTCGCGGCGACCGTCCAGGAGGAGGTCGGCCTCCGAGGGGCCCAGGCGCTGGGAGTCGACGTCGATCCCGATCTGGCGATCGCGCTGGACGTCACCGTCGCGAACGACGTCCCACAGATCGGCGACGAGTCCAAGCAGGTGACCGAAGTCGGCGACGGGGCGGCCGTCAAGCTGAAGGACTCCAGTGTCATCACGAACCCGAAAGTGAACCGCCGGCTGCGGGACGTCGCCGAGCGCCGGGAAATCGATCACCAGCTCGAAGTGCTCCCCGCCGGGGGGACAGACACCGCCGGGTTCCAGAACACCCACGGCGCGAAGCCGGTGGGAGCGATCTCGACACCGACGAGATACCTCCATACGGTCACCGAAAGCGCCCACGCCGACGACGTCGACGCCGCGATCGACCTGCTGGTGGCGTTCCTCGAGACCGAAACCGGCGATCACGATTACACGCTGTGA
- a CDS encoding MTH865 family protein: MADVESQLREQFIEAFEGADYPVNNQMDLVPALPDGPGTKFEAGDVTLSAMELASKLGDHQEFPYDDVEGLVDDIIAGLKAEDVI; the protein is encoded by the coding sequence ATGGCAGACGTAGAATCACAGCTACGCGAACAGTTCATCGAGGCGTTCGAGGGAGCCGACTACCCGGTCAACAACCAGATGGATCTCGTCCCGGCGCTGCCGGACGGTCCCGGCACGAAGTTCGAGGCCGGCGACGTCACGCTCTCGGCGATGGAGCTGGCCTCGAAGCTGGGCGACCACCAGGAGTTCCCGTACGACGACGTCGAGGGGCTCGTCGACGACATCATAGCAGGACTCAAAGCCGAGGACGTGATCTAG
- the hutI gene encoding imidazolonepropionase, which translates to MSYTIVHDAAELVVGPADDLSGGVDTDSVTLEAGGVLDTRSDAAVVLEDGIVIEIGSSDELVRQYPIENAAAAVDATGQCVLPGFVDAHTHALFVGDRSDEFEAKLRGQTYQEILAEGGGILRTVRRVREASEQELRDRLLEHLDVLLAHGTTTVEVKSGYGLNTETELKMLSAIDGADDEHPVDVVATFMGAHAIPEGADADDYVDSVVEDQLPAVADQGIAEFCDVFCEEGVFTLEQSRRVLEAGATQGLTPKIHADEFERLGGTRLAAELGAASADHLLQSTDWDVRALLSADVTPVLLPGTAFGLGEGYPDLEPYRKRGAVPAIATDFNPNCHAPSPGFAATLACVGMGMTPAEAVVGITERGAAAIDRDRASGGAGTLTVGAPGDLVVIDGSSHRHLPYNFGVNVVETVLKAGEIVVSRHP; encoded by the coding sequence ATGAGTTACACGATCGTCCACGACGCGGCGGAACTGGTCGTCGGACCGGCGGACGACCTCAGCGGGGGAGTCGACACCGACAGCGTCACACTCGAGGCAGGGGGCGTTCTCGACACCCGATCCGACGCGGCAGTCGTCCTCGAAGACGGCATCGTCATCGAGATCGGTTCGAGCGACGAACTCGTCCGGCAGTACCCGATCGAGAACGCAGCCGCAGCCGTCGACGCAACGGGACAGTGTGTCCTCCCGGGGTTCGTCGACGCCCACACCCACGCGCTGTTCGTCGGTGACCGGTCCGACGAGTTCGAGGCAAAGCTCCGCGGACAGACCTACCAGGAGATCCTCGCCGAGGGGGGCGGGATCCTCCGGACGGTCCGTCGCGTCCGGGAGGCGAGCGAACAGGAACTCCGGGATCGGCTGCTCGAACATCTCGACGTGCTGCTCGCCCACGGGACGACAACGGTCGAAGTGAAGTCCGGCTACGGACTGAACACGGAAACGGAGCTGAAGATGCTGTCGGCAATCGACGGGGCCGACGACGAACACCCCGTCGACGTGGTGGCGACGTTCATGGGTGCACACGCGATCCCGGAGGGTGCCGACGCGGACGACTACGTCGACAGCGTGGTCGAAGACCAGCTGCCGGCGGTCGCCGATCAGGGGATTGCAGAGTTCTGTGACGTCTTCTGCGAGGAGGGGGTTTTTACCCTGGAGCAGTCCCGTCGGGTACTGGAGGCTGGCGCAACGCAGGGCTTGACGCCGAAGATCCACGCAGACGAGTTCGAACGGCTGGGCGGGACCAGGCTGGCGGCCGAACTCGGCGCCGCCAGCGCCGACCACCTGCTCCAGTCGACCGACTGGGACGTCAGGGCACTGCTTTCGGCAGACGTCACGCCGGTGTTGCTCCCGGGGACCGCGTTCGGGCTGGGCGAGGGCTATCCGGACCTCGAGCCGTACCGGAAGCGGGGCGCCGTTCCCGCGATCGCGACCGACTTCAACCCGAACTGCCACGCCCCGAGCCCCGGGTTCGCGGCGACGCTCGCCTGTGTTGGGATGGGAATGACTCCAGCGGAGGCGGTGGTCGGGATCACCGAACGGGGCGCCGCCGCGATCGACCGGGATCGAGCATCCGGTGGCGCCGGTACTTTGACCGTCGGCGCACCGGGCGATCTCGTCGTGATCGACGGATCGTCACACCGACATCTCCCGTACAACTTCGGGGTCAACGTCGTCGAAACGGTTCTGAAGGCCGGCGAGATCGTCGTCTCGCGCCATCCGTAG
- a CDS encoding zinc ribbon domain-containing protein: protein MNENRRRSVITVLLAVGGAVFGVAGVGHAYLREWKRALLWFLLALFGGAALVVSAAGDTVPSSVFDLPPTVVAGIFFILFISVVDAYLVSIRKANATPSVSVPADLADGETPAAAADGEQSATVTCPHCGRETDPELDFCTWCTGKFADAEEEPET, encoded by the coding sequence ATGAACGAGAACCGCCGTCGGTCGGTGATAACCGTGTTGCTCGCTGTCGGCGGGGCGGTGTTCGGCGTCGCCGGGGTCGGACACGCCTACCTCCGCGAGTGGAAACGTGCGCTGCTGTGGTTCCTTCTGGCGCTGTTCGGGGGTGCCGCGCTCGTCGTCTCGGCCGCCGGCGACACCGTCCCCTCGTCGGTGTTCGACCTCCCGCCGACGGTCGTCGCCGGCATCTTCTTCATCCTCTTTATAAGTGTCGTCGACGCCTATCTCGTCTCGATCCGGAAGGCGAACGCGACCCCCTCGGTTTCGGTTCCCGCCGACCTCGCGGACGGGGAGACGCCGGCTGCAGCGGCGGACGGCGAGCAATCGGCGACCGTCACCTGTCCGCACTGCGGCCGGGAGACGGATCCGGAGCTGGATTTCTGTACGTGGTGCACCGGGAAGTTCGCCGATGCGGAAGAAGAGCCAGAAACGTAG
- a CDS encoding NAD(P)-dependent glycerol-1-phosphate dehydrogenase — MFDKRTWIKLPRNVVVGHDVLGELGEAVGELSLSGPALIVTSPTPDRLAGDRVRAQFDDPETVSIEEARFDTIEEVVEAARATDAGFLVGLGGGKPIDVAKTASDRLGVGFVSVPTAASHDGIVSGRSSIPEGDTRHSVAADPPLAVVADTELIAEAPWELTTAGCADIISNYTAVKDWRLAQRLKNVEYSEYAGALSEMTAEMLVDNADSIKKDLEESAWIVVKALVSSGVAMSIAGSSRPASGAEHLVSHQLDRIAPGRALHGHQVGVASIVTEYLHSGEDGQWRAIRDALASIDAPTTADGLEVTDEEFLEALTTAHTIRDRYTILGNGISEAAAREAGRVTGVI; from the coding sequence ATGTTCGACAAGCGGACGTGGATCAAACTCCCCCGGAACGTGGTGGTCGGACACGACGTCCTGGGCGAGTTGGGCGAGGCGGTCGGCGAACTGTCGCTTTCGGGACCCGCACTGATCGTGACCAGCCCGACCCCCGATCGGCTTGCAGGCGACAGGGTCCGTGCGCAGTTCGACGACCCCGAGACCGTCTCGATCGAGGAGGCACGCTTCGACACGATCGAGGAGGTGGTCGAGGCGGCCCGCGCGACCGACGCCGGGTTCCTGGTCGGCCTCGGCGGCGGCAAGCCAATCGACGTCGCAAAGACCGCAAGCGACCGGCTCGGCGTCGGGTTCGTTTCGGTTCCGACAGCCGCGAGCCACGACGGAATCGTCTCCGGCCGGTCGTCGATTCCGGAGGGGGACACCCGCCACTCGGTGGCGGCCGATCCGCCGCTGGCGGTCGTCGCCGATACGGAGCTGATCGCCGAGGCCCCCTGGGAACTGACGACCGCCGGCTGTGCGGACATCATCTCCAACTACACCGCCGTCAAGGACTGGCGGCTCGCCCAGCGCCTCAAAAACGTCGAGTACAGCGAGTACGCCGGCGCGCTCTCGGAGATGACCGCCGAGATGCTCGTGGACAACGCCGACTCGATCAAGAAGGACCTCGAGGAGTCGGCCTGGATCGTCGTCAAAGCGCTCGTCTCCTCGGGCGTGGCAATGTCGATCGCGGGCTCCTCCCGGCCCGCCTCCGGTGCGGAGCATCTCGTCTCCCACCAGCTCGACCGGATCGCGCCCGGTCGGGCGCTGCACGGCCACCAGGTCGGCGTCGCGTCGATCGTTACCGAGTACCTCCACTCCGGCGAGGACGGCCAGTGGCGGGCGATCCGGGACGCGCTCGCGAGCATCGACGCCCCGACGACCGCCGACGGGTTGGAGGTCACCGACGAGGAGTTCCTCGAAGCGCTCACGACCGCCCACACGATCCGCGACCGGTACACGATCCTCGGAAACGGCATCAGCGAGGCCGCTGCACGGGAGGCCGGACGGGTTACGGGCGTGATCTAG